ACGCCGACCAGGATGGAGTTCCAAGAGGCTATCCGGCAAAAAAAGCCGAAGAGCTTCTTTGATATGTTGAAAGGGGAGCAGACTCTCCACTACCTGCGCCCGATCCGACTGATCAACAGAGGTCCTGCCGTTATCGAGATCGTGTACCTGACCTCGCAGATCGAGGGAGCGTATCGCCGCCGCCGGGACGAGATTATCTTAGCCGGGATTGCCATCATGGTGGCGATCGCCATGGCGTTCTGGTACCTCACGAAGCGAAACATCTCCACGCCCATTCAAGCACTGATTGAGGGAGCTGCCGCCATTGGGGCTGGGGAGTTGGATCGACGGATCCCGATTACGCGGAGGGATGAATTGGGCCGATTGGCAGCCGAGTTCAATCGGATGACGGAAAACCTGAAACGGGCCAGGGAGCAGATCCTTGAGGAGACGGTCAAGAAGCTTGAGTTGGAGCGTCAGCTTCAGCATTCGGAGAAGCTGGCGGCGGTAGGACGGCTCGCCGCCGGTCTGGCTCACGAGATCGGGACGCCTCTGAATGTCATCTCCGGAAGGGCGGAGTATCTGCTCCCGGAGCTTTCGGGGGGTGATCGCAGATCAAAGAGCCTGCAGATCATTGTTGAGCAGATTGGGCGGATCAGGCGAACCGTCGAGCAGCTCCTCGGGTATGCCAGAGTTCACCCGCCCCACATCGCCCCTACGCCGTTGCCGAACATCCTCTCGAATGTCATGGCGCTGCTGGACCACGAGTTGACCATGGGAGGGATCCGTGTTGATCTGAAGCTTCCCGCAG
This genomic stretch from Candidatus Methylomirabilis tolerans harbors:
- a CDS encoding HAMP domain-containing protein, producing the protein MRIGTRLVTSLTIAAAIVTSLYLYRQLSAERDALIEQREREIRVMARTLEVAVRNAVRRDQWEDVQELFEEAKGYAGVARVTLFQADGTSLVGGDQEGIEATPTRMEFQEAIRQKKPKSFFDMLKGEQTLHYLRPIRLINRGPAVIEIVYLTSQIEGAYRRRRDEIILAGIAIMVAIAMAFWYLTKRNISTPIQALIEGAAAIGAGELDRRIPITRRDELGRLAAEFNRMTENLKRAREQILEETVKKLELERQLQHSEKLAAVGRLAAGLAHEIGTPLNVISGRAEYLLPELSGGDRRSKSLQIIVEQIGRIRRTVEQLLGYARVHPPHIAPTPLPNILSNVMALLDHELTMGGIRVDLKLPADLPSVAADPDLLQQVFVNLLLNALDAMPAGGDVRVAAEAHKDVIEVRVEDTGCGIPPESLARVFDPFFTTKKVGKGTGLGLSVVYGIVKDHGGTIEVKSEPGVGTTFLIAFPVYRP